One window from the genome of Microbulbifer sp. ALW1 encodes:
- a CDS encoding M15 family metallopeptidase: MNPHLRNMLFGLNDAHVIVEPVSGQLMHPEALTAFDQLRRDAQEAGFSPTVVSGFRDFERQRAIWNAKAQGLRPLLDSDGCALDVAQLSPEEIAFAILRWSALPGGSRHHWGTDFDVIDAAAVPEDYRVQLTPDEVCDAGVFGPFHCWLDECIASGNSYGLFRPYAEDRGGVAPERWHLSYAPRAKEFQQLLSAEVLREQLELCQLDGELALADTICAQMDTIYPRFVLVPEAAYPSNISRL; encoded by the coding sequence ATGAATCCCCATCTGCGCAATATGTTGTTTGGTCTCAATGACGCGCACGTCATAGTCGAGCCCGTGTCGGGGCAACTGATGCACCCGGAGGCGCTGACGGCTTTTGACCAGTTACGTCGGGATGCACAGGAAGCGGGTTTTTCCCCAACGGTGGTTTCCGGGTTCCGGGATTTCGAGCGCCAGCGCGCTATCTGGAACGCCAAGGCGCAGGGATTGCGGCCCTTGCTGGACAGCGACGGGTGCGCACTCGACGTGGCGCAATTGTCGCCAGAGGAGATTGCATTCGCTATATTGCGCTGGTCGGCACTGCCCGGTGGTTCACGGCACCACTGGGGCACAGATTTCGACGTGATCGATGCGGCTGCCGTACCAGAAGATTACCGCGTACAGCTGACACCGGACGAGGTGTGCGATGCGGGAGTATTCGGCCCATTCCATTGCTGGCTGGATGAGTGTATCGCCAGCGGCAACAGTTATGGATTATTTCGTCCCTATGCTGAAGATCGCGGTGGAGTAGCGCCGGAGCGCTGGCACCTGAGCTATGCGCCAAGAGCGAAGGAATTCCAGCAGTTGCTGTCGGCGGAGGTACTGCGTGAGCAGTTGGAACTTTGCCAGCTGGACGGCGAACTGGCGCTGGCGGATACCATTTGTGCGCAGATGGACACGATTTATCCACGCTTTGTGTTGGTTCCGGAAGCGGCCTACCCCAGTAACATCAGCCGCCTTTAA
- the cysE gene encoding serine O-acetyltransferase — protein MRAEAAAAASGEPVLASYFHNTVLRHRTLDKALAYQLASVLDHAALTATALQEVIAAALADEPAISRCMQADICAWFDRDPACDQYLTPFLYFKGFHALQSHRIAHWLWRKGRHTLALYFQSQVSEQFAVDIHPAARFGCGIMIDHATGLVVGETTVVEDDVSILHSVTLGGSGSGGGDRHPKIGRGVMIGAGAKVLGPVCIGEGVKIAAGSLVLRDVPAHATVAGVPARIVAGCARDKSAAVPAYTMDQTLDQPQEQSPEQSSEQAPDQTLDSED, from the coding sequence ATGCGCGCGGAAGCGGCAGCAGCGGCCTCCGGGGAACCGGTGCTAGCCAGTTATTTCCACAATACGGTACTGCGCCACCGCACACTGGATAAAGCACTGGCTTACCAGTTGGCCTCGGTGCTGGATCATGCGGCGCTTACCGCAACGGCATTGCAGGAAGTGATCGCCGCGGCACTGGCGGATGAGCCAGCGATCTCGCGCTGTATGCAGGCGGATATTTGCGCCTGGTTTGACCGCGATCCGGCCTGCGATCAATACCTGACTCCGTTTTTGTATTTCAAAGGCTTTCACGCCTTGCAGTCACACCGTATTGCCCACTGGCTGTGGCGCAAGGGGCGCCACACCCTGGCCCTGTATTTCCAGAGCCAGGTATCCGAGCAGTTCGCGGTGGATATACACCCGGCGGCCAGGTTCGGCTGCGGCATTATGATCGACCACGCCACCGGTCTGGTGGTGGGGGAGACCACGGTGGTGGAAGACGATGTTTCCATTCTGCACTCGGTCACCCTGGGGGGCAGTGGCAGTGGCGGCGGTGATCGCCACCCCAAAATCGGGCGCGGTGTGATGATCGGTGCCGGTGCCAAGGTCCTGGGACCTGTGTGTATCGGCGAAGGGGTTAAAATTGCCGCGGGCAGCCTGGTGCTGCGGGATGTGCCGGCTCACGCGACCGTTGCTGGCGTGCCGGCGCGCATTGTCGCCGGTTGCGCGCGCGACAAGTCTGCAGCGGTGCCGGCATACACCATGGATCAGACCCTGGACCAGCCCCAGGAGCAGTCTCCAGAACAGTCTTCGGAGCAGGCCCCGGATCAGACACTGGATTCCGAAGACTGA
- a CDS encoding TonB-dependent receptor, with protein MKEKKVPAQRRHARLAAPPAALFRAFVLTISAGATPAALALTKNPSIAPQLTGIPATTSSTATFPVSAQQQSWFERERLPFAIPPQPLPEALTLYAEQAQLQLFYRRDQLPEQISVYVRGDLTPQAALTQLLRNTRLEAQLGRNRTVVIAPVVTPVTATAEPETPSHPQDIRRPRPLEETYVTGVRTSLRRSLAIKQASDNLVEITTAEDIGKFPDHNVADALQRIAGVSVDRIWGEGRDVNIRGTDKDINRTLLNGQHVASAYWWANDNLSRGFNYATLASQLVQSLEVHKTPRADLDEGSIGGTVIVRTRKPLEMDNRELHLAVGQQYSALAERWAPQGSALGSWKNTAQTLGVLASLNWQQRDSRRDGLETFADNNLYTITDEQGNVTEDVYAVWGGGSALLQQQRHHTTGNITLQWNPNAQWDAVLNLVRSQMDIENSNHNFLFSPGGYKLSETPPVIVTRPQFLTSDDGHKMLSGGTLGNADSTGAVLDGIQRQAYIDTQVDDIDIHYSGDTWDSHMQFGHTSARGGTSHDRLYRFTGNSRVAFHLERDHIATEYLDLDPEDPAALDQLSPLSRDWIRAMESREYYGQWDLGYDVENGWLTRAQWGLKYRDHRVENNLTVGEIDRDADIWQTLQFTGLDQVSRGLSPTLSAQSANSGTLVRYALADAALLRAVINPGLRNGAMQYQYDRSAFFRIREQSLATYASLDIGTGDWEGNAGLRAVATRQQASAYAPEQLRHEQNQYQDWLPTLNLQYHWSGDLLGRLGIAQVMARPNFQDLTPNIIVDPTSGYGSAGNPKLEPYRADQLDLGIEWYFADASLVSATAFYKDISTFVYPHVAPEWIDGEQHYITRPQNGPGATIRGLELQWQQGFSQGWGILSNYTYTDASVPSEDGSRKLELPGNSRSQFNASLYLERAQWEARLSYNYRSRSYGEIIAGSQSETGAYQQWDATGQWRWSPTLALSLEAINLTNEVIRIHSASGIPQGIYENGRRFAVGVKLAF; from the coding sequence GAGCGCCTTCCTTTTGCCATTCCCCCGCAGCCTTTGCCCGAGGCGCTGACACTCTACGCCGAGCAGGCGCAGCTTCAATTGTTTTACCGGCGGGACCAGCTGCCGGAACAAATCTCCGTGTACGTCCGCGGTGACCTGACCCCACAGGCAGCGCTGACACAACTGCTCAGAAATACCCGGCTTGAAGCGCAACTCGGCCGCAATCGCACGGTCGTGATCGCGCCGGTGGTTACACCTGTGACCGCCACCGCCGAACCGGAAACACCTTCGCACCCGCAAGATATCCGCCGACCACGCCCACTAGAAGAAACCTATGTTACCGGCGTGCGCACCAGTTTGCGCCGAAGCCTGGCCATCAAACAGGCCAGTGACAACCTGGTGGAGATCACCACCGCGGAGGATATTGGCAAGTTCCCCGACCACAACGTGGCCGATGCACTGCAGCGGATTGCCGGTGTATCGGTGGATCGTATCTGGGGAGAGGGACGGGATGTGAATATCCGCGGTACCGATAAAGATATCAACCGCACCCTGCTGAATGGCCAGCATGTGGCCTCCGCCTACTGGTGGGCCAATGACAATCTCAGTCGCGGCTTCAATTACGCCACCCTGGCGTCACAGCTGGTGCAGTCGCTGGAGGTACACAAAACACCCCGCGCCGACCTGGACGAAGGCAGCATTGGCGGTACCGTAATCGTGCGCACGCGCAAACCCCTGGAGATGGACAACCGGGAACTGCACCTGGCGGTGGGACAACAATACAGCGCACTGGCGGAGCGCTGGGCGCCCCAGGGCTCGGCATTGGGCAGCTGGAAAAATACGGCACAAACCCTCGGCGTACTGGCCTCGCTCAACTGGCAGCAACGGGACAGTCGCCGCGACGGCCTGGAAACCTTTGCCGACAACAACCTCTACACCATCACCGATGAACAGGGCAATGTCACCGAGGATGTGTACGCAGTGTGGGGCGGAGGCTCGGCGCTGCTGCAGCAGCAACGCCATCACACCACAGGCAATATTACCCTGCAGTGGAACCCGAACGCGCAGTGGGACGCCGTATTAAATCTGGTGCGCTCACAGATGGATATTGAAAACAGCAACCACAACTTCCTGTTTTCGCCCGGCGGGTACAAGTTGAGTGAGACACCTCCGGTGATCGTAACCCGTCCGCAATTCCTGACCAGCGACGATGGCCACAAGATGCTTTCAGGCGGCACCCTCGGCAACGCCGACAGCACTGGCGCCGTGCTCGATGGCATCCAGCGCCAGGCGTACATCGATACCCAGGTTGACGATATCGACATCCACTACAGCGGCGATACCTGGGACAGCCACATGCAATTTGGCCACACCAGTGCCCGCGGCGGCACCAGCCACGACCGCCTGTACCGCTTCACCGGCAACAGCCGCGTCGCCTTTCACCTCGAGCGGGATCACATTGCAACCGAGTACCTCGACCTGGATCCGGAGGATCCCGCAGCACTGGACCAGCTGTCGCCGCTGTCACGGGACTGGATACGGGCAATGGAAAGTCGCGAGTACTACGGCCAGTGGGATCTGGGTTACGACGTCGAAAACGGCTGGCTCACGCGCGCGCAATGGGGGCTGAAATATCGCGACCATCGGGTGGAGAACAACCTCACGGTGGGCGAAATCGATCGCGACGCCGATATCTGGCAGACACTGCAGTTCACCGGCCTGGACCAGGTCAGTCGCGGCCTCAGTCCTACGCTCAGCGCACAAAGTGCCAACAGTGGCACCCTGGTGCGCTACGCGCTGGCCGATGCCGCACTGCTGCGGGCGGTAATCAATCCGGGCTTGCGGAACGGTGCCATGCAGTACCAGTACGATCGTAGTGCCTTCTTCCGCATTCGTGAACAGAGTCTGGCGACCTACGCGAGCCTGGATATTGGGACCGGGGACTGGGAAGGCAACGCGGGCCTGCGCGCGGTGGCTACCCGACAGCAGGCCAGCGCCTATGCTCCCGAGCAACTGCGCCATGAGCAAAACCAGTACCAGGACTGGCTGCCGACCCTCAACCTGCAATATCACTGGAGCGGCGACCTGCTCGGCCGCCTCGGCATCGCCCAGGTGATGGCCCGGCCCAACTTCCAGGACCTCACCCCCAATATCATTGTGGATCCGACCAGTGGTTACGGTTCCGCAGGCAATCCCAAGCTTGAACCCTACCGCGCGGATCAGTTGGACCTTGGGATCGAGTGGTATTTTGCCGATGCTTCGCTGGTTTCCGCGACGGCTTTCTACAAGGATATTTCAACCTTTGTTTACCCCCACGTCGCCCCGGAGTGGATCGACGGCGAGCAGCATTACATTACCCGGCCGCAGAATGGTCCGGGCGCGACCATTCGCGGACTGGAGCTTCAATGGCAACAGGGATTTAGCCAGGGGTGGGGAATACTCAGCAATTACACCTATACCGATGCCAGCGTGCCATCGGAGGACGGCAGCCGAAAGCTGGAATTACCGGGAAATTCCCGCAGCCAGTTCAATGCATCACTGTATTTGGAAAGAGCGCAATGGGAAGCGCGCCTGAGTTACAACTATCGCTCGCGCTCTTATGGGGAAATCATTGCCGGCTCCCAGAGCGAGACCGGCGCCTATCAGCAGTGGGATGCGACAGGCCAGTGGCGCTGGTCGCCGACACTGGCACTCTCTCTGGAAGCCATCAACCTGACGAATGAGGTCATCCGGATCCACAGTGCCAGCGGTATCCCCCAGGGAATTTACGAAAATGGGCGCCGTTTTGCGGTGGGAGTGAAACTGGCATTCTGA